The Linepithema humile isolate Giens D197 chromosome 7, Lhum_UNIL_v1.0, whole genome shotgun sequence genome has a window encoding:
- the ninaG gene encoding neither inactivation nor afterpotential protein G isoform X1, with protein sequence MWSHVLISIVVLLTSLLYHYHFNEPASIIDHPETHYDYVIVGAGTSGCVIASRLSEMSNVTVLLVEAGGHFGWLSAMPLLAPMMQGSEVDWAYKTESQVFSSRGLDGYRQNWPRGKGLGGSGQLNYLVHSFGRPEDYKRWPKGWSHADLLPYFQKVSDIMNVVPMPEEEYLTKAFVLAEESLKLENVSLRKAMYTAKKGARWSTYHAYLQKAWNRKNLHILMNTLVAKVLFKNNRVNGVKVIYKNGSFGKIRVKKEVILCAGTINTPQLLLISGIGPIDELEKHKIPVVRDLPQVGRNLFDHLNVPLYVNLRERVSITLAKLLTVPEVFNYFAFGTGWLATNGVMGLGRANNSGLLLFGVASTEEKLLKAISNLETETYRSLFPSYNDSMHEGFVYLVSCLQPKSRGSITLRSNDIHDSPKINPAYLQDPYDVTCTYRAINFALETLNTKLFREYGAKVHVPDFEECRHLRQDYQDINYSECVMRIAGLTSHHPCGTCRIGADDDAVVDEELRVKDVSGLRVMDASVVPSPISGTPNSVLVAMAERASDIILDRAFN encoded by the exons ATGTGGAGCCACGTATTGATCTCGATCGTAGTCCTACTAACGTCGTTactttatcattatcattttaaCGAGCCGGCCAGCATTATCGATCACCCCGAAACGCATTACGACTACGTCATCG TTGGCGCTGGCACGTCTGGTTGCGTGATCGCCTCAAGGCTCTCGGAAATGTCGAACGTGACTGTTCTGCTCGTGGAAGCCGGTGGACACTTCGGGTGGCTCTCGGCTATGCCGCTTTTAGCACCAATGATGCAGGGCAGCGAGGTCGACTGGGCATATAAAACAGAGTCGCAAGTTTTCTCATCCCGAGGACTCGACGGCTAT AGACAAAACTGGCCTAGAGGGAAGGGCTTAGGCGGCAGCGGCCAACTTAATTATCTCGTTCATTCCTTCGGGAGACCCGAGGACTACAAGAGATGGCCGAAGGGCTGGTCGCACGCCGACTTGCTCCCCTACTTTCAAAAAGTATCTGATATTATGAACGTTGTTCCGATGCCGGAGGAGGAGTATTTAACGAAGGCCTTCGTTCTGGCAGAGGAGTCCTTGAAACTAGAGAACGTTTCTTTACGAAAAGCGATGTATACTGCGAAAAAAGGAGCTCGTTGGAGCACGTACCACGCGTATTTGCAGAAGGCTTGGAATCGCAAGAATTTGCATATTCTAATGAATACGCTTGTCGCCAAG GTACTTTTCAAAAACAATAGAGTCAACGGCGTTAaagtgatatataaaaatggttCCTTCGGGAAAATTAGAGTAAAGAAGGAAGTGATCCTTTGCGCCGGTACTATCAACACTCCGCAATTACTTCTCATCTCGGGTATAGGACCGATCGATGAATTGGAGAAGCACAAG ATACCCGTGGTGCGAGATCTACCGCAGGTAGGCCGGAATCTGTTCGATCATTTGAACGTGCCCCTTTACGTGAATCTGCGGGAGCGAGTCAGTATCACGCTCGCAAAATTGCTAACTGTGCCCGAGGTGTTCAATTATTTCGCCTTCGGAACCG GATGGTTGGCCACTAACGGCGTAATGGGATTGGGGCGCGCTAATAACAGTGGCCTCCTTCTCTTCGGAGTGGCGTCCACGGAGGAAAAGTTGTTGAAGGCCATCTCAAATTTGGAGACCGAG ACATATAGGTCGCTGTTCCCGTCGTATAACGACAGTATGCATGAGGGATTCGTTTATCTCGTCTCATGCCTTCAACCCAAGAGTCGCGGAAGTATAACATTGAGATCGAATGATATTCATGACTCGCCAAAAATTAATCCTGCGTATCTTCAAGATCCTTACGACGTCACGTGCACGTATCGAG CTATAAACTTTGCGCTTGAGACGCTCAATACGAAACTCTTTCGCGAATACGGTGCGAAGGTCCACGTTCCCGATTTCGAGGAATGTCGTCATTTACGACAGGACTATCAGGACATCAATTATTCGGAGTGTGTTATGAGAATCGCAGGACTCACGAGTCATCATCCGTGTGGCACATGCAGGATAGGCGCGGATGATGACGCGGTTGTGGATGAGGAATTAAG GGTAAAAGACGTGAGTGGATTAAGGGTAATGGACGCCAGCGTGGTGCCGTCTCCAATTTCTGGCACGCCGAATTCTGTTCTCGTTGCGATGGCCGAGCGCGCGTCCGATATAATTTTGGATCGAGCATTTAATTAA
- the ninaG gene encoding neither inactivation nor afterpotential protein G isoform X2: MSNVTVLLVEAGGHFGWLSAMPLLAPMMQGSEVDWAYKTESQVFSSRGLDGYRQNWPRGKGLGGSGQLNYLVHSFGRPEDYKRWPKGWSHADLLPYFQKVSDIMNVVPMPEEEYLTKAFVLAEESLKLENVSLRKAMYTAKKGARWSTYHAYLQKAWNRKNLHILMNTLVAKVLFKNNRVNGVKVIYKNGSFGKIRVKKEVILCAGTINTPQLLLISGIGPIDELEKHKIPVVRDLPQVGRNLFDHLNVPLYVNLRERVSITLAKLLTVPEVFNYFAFGTGWLATNGVMGLGRANNSGLLLFGVASTEEKLLKAISNLETETYRSLFPSYNDSMHEGFVYLVSCLQPKSRGSITLRSNDIHDSPKINPAYLQDPYDVTCTYRAINFALETLNTKLFREYGAKVHVPDFEECRHLRQDYQDINYSECVMRIAGLTSHHPCGTCRIGADDDAVVDEELRVKDVSGLRVMDASVVPSPISGTPNSVLVAMAERASDIILDRAFN; this comes from the exons ATGTCGAACGTGACTGTTCTGCTCGTGGAAGCCGGTGGACACTTCGGGTGGCTCTCGGCTATGCCGCTTTTAGCACCAATGATGCAGGGCAGCGAGGTCGACTGGGCATATAAAACAGAGTCGCAAGTTTTCTCATCCCGAGGACTCGACGGCTAT AGACAAAACTGGCCTAGAGGGAAGGGCTTAGGCGGCAGCGGCCAACTTAATTATCTCGTTCATTCCTTCGGGAGACCCGAGGACTACAAGAGATGGCCGAAGGGCTGGTCGCACGCCGACTTGCTCCCCTACTTTCAAAAAGTATCTGATATTATGAACGTTGTTCCGATGCCGGAGGAGGAGTATTTAACGAAGGCCTTCGTTCTGGCAGAGGAGTCCTTGAAACTAGAGAACGTTTCTTTACGAAAAGCGATGTATACTGCGAAAAAAGGAGCTCGTTGGAGCACGTACCACGCGTATTTGCAGAAGGCTTGGAATCGCAAGAATTTGCATATTCTAATGAATACGCTTGTCGCCAAG GTACTTTTCAAAAACAATAGAGTCAACGGCGTTAaagtgatatataaaaatggttCCTTCGGGAAAATTAGAGTAAAGAAGGAAGTGATCCTTTGCGCCGGTACTATCAACACTCCGCAATTACTTCTCATCTCGGGTATAGGACCGATCGATGAATTGGAGAAGCACAAG ATACCCGTGGTGCGAGATCTACCGCAGGTAGGCCGGAATCTGTTCGATCATTTGAACGTGCCCCTTTACGTGAATCTGCGGGAGCGAGTCAGTATCACGCTCGCAAAATTGCTAACTGTGCCCGAGGTGTTCAATTATTTCGCCTTCGGAACCG GATGGTTGGCCACTAACGGCGTAATGGGATTGGGGCGCGCTAATAACAGTGGCCTCCTTCTCTTCGGAGTGGCGTCCACGGAGGAAAAGTTGTTGAAGGCCATCTCAAATTTGGAGACCGAG ACATATAGGTCGCTGTTCCCGTCGTATAACGACAGTATGCATGAGGGATTCGTTTATCTCGTCTCATGCCTTCAACCCAAGAGTCGCGGAAGTATAACATTGAGATCGAATGATATTCATGACTCGCCAAAAATTAATCCTGCGTATCTTCAAGATCCTTACGACGTCACGTGCACGTATCGAG CTATAAACTTTGCGCTTGAGACGCTCAATACGAAACTCTTTCGCGAATACGGTGCGAAGGTCCACGTTCCCGATTTCGAGGAATGTCGTCATTTACGACAGGACTATCAGGACATCAATTATTCGGAGTGTGTTATGAGAATCGCAGGACTCACGAGTCATCATCCGTGTGGCACATGCAGGATAGGCGCGGATGATGACGCGGTTGTGGATGAGGAATTAAG GGTAAAAGACGTGAGTGGATTAAGGGTAATGGACGCCAGCGTGGTGCCGTCTCCAATTTCTGGCACGCCGAATTCTGTTCTCGTTGCGATGGCCGAGCGCGCGTCCGATATAATTTTGGATCGAGCATTTAATTAA
- the RpL24-like gene encoding probable ribosome biogenesis protein RLP24, with amino-acid sequence MRIETCYFCSSRIYPGHGIQFVRNDCKIFRFCRSKCHAAFKKKKNPRKAKWTKAYRKTAGKELAVDPSFEFEKRRNVPIKYNRELWTKTMQAMKKVESIRQKRSNLHIMQRLRHGKLVEQQRDVREVQRNMSLIRSPAAGLKDRIKEEQDEQMQENKKRKQTQRVREQTQEEEEEMHIDEDSEHETLLEAN; translated from the exons ATGCGTATAGAAACGTGTTATTTCTGTTCATCCCGGATATATCCGGGACATGGAATTCAATTCGTGAGGAATGATTGCAAG ATATTCAGGTTTTGTCGTTCAAAATGCCATGCTGCATtcaaaaagaagaagaatccCAGAAAAGCCAAATGGACAAAAGCATACAGAAAAACTGCTGGGAAAGAATTGGCAGTGGATCCATCGTTCGAGTTCGAAAAGAGGAGGAATGTACCTATCAAATATAACAGAGAATTATGGACTAAGACCATGCAAGCAATGAAGAAAGTAGAATCTATTAGACAGAAGCGATCAAATTTGCACATTATGCAGAGGTTACGTCATGGAAAATTAGTGGAGCAGCAGAGAGATGTTAGAGAGGTACAACGTAATATGTCTCTTATTCGGTCACCAGCTGCTGGCCTTAAAGATAGGATAAAGGAAGAACAAGATGAACAAATGCAGGAAAATAAGAAACGAAAACAGACGCAGAGAGTGAGAGAACAAACacaggaagaggaagaagaaatgCATATAGATGAAGATTCTGAACATGAAACATTATTAGAAGCCAACTAA